The following DNA comes from Candidatus Methylacidiphilum fumarolicum.
GGGGAAACAATTCCAGCTAATGAAATTCAGAAATATTTAGAACATAATCAAGAACAAGCTAAGGATTCTTCCCGTCATCAAGCCCATATGGCTCCATGATTGCTCCTATAAATGCCAAGATAAGAAGGTATGCTCTGGTATAGAATCTTCTATCTATACCAGGCATACCACTGGGCTTTAATTTCCTGGTCAATGTGGTAAACGTTATTCCATTGCCAAGTGACTTGACCACCATTGATTGTATAGCCTGCAGGAGATAGTTTAAAGAAATTTCCAAATGTCCATTGAAGGGAAAATGGACTAGTGGACTTACCAATACCTGGAATGAACCGAAGGATAGTCCCTAGGTCTAAAGTAAATGACTCATATAATGGAAAAGAGTCACGCCAATCAATTAGATTATGAAATTCATCTATTTTGTTTACCAATTTACTAGATAAAACAACACATTCTACTTGTATAATAGAACATCTTTTTCCAAAGTATGGAGTTTCATCTGAAATCCAGATGTAGCGTGCATATTTTGAAAATGAACGTTTAAACATTCTTTATGCTATATCTCTATCATATCTTCTCATTGGCACATAGCGACCGTCTGCCCATCCTTTTATTGAAATAATTGGATACTGTAGATCCTCTGAATAATACAGATAACCAACTATAAATGGGGCTTCATCATACTCATGTTCTTCAATGAAGATACGTGGTTCTTGTTGGGTGGCACCAGGCTTTTGTGTCAGAAAAAGCCTAGCATATGTTTCTACTCTTTCATAATACGCAAAAAAGAAAAGTGATAAAAGTATGGAGAACAAGTTCATGACAGAATATGCTATTTACATAATTAATATCATAAAACGACAAAAAGGTTTTTACAATAGCGTTTGCGAAGATTAAATAAAAAGCATGTTAAGTTGGCTTTTCTAATCAAAAGAAAACATAGGTTTATAAAGAAAATGACAATAGATCCTCCAATTACTATTAGGTTTAGTAAACCTTTATCGATTAAGCTTTTTAAACATTGGATAAAAGAGATATTTGAAAATAGACCTAACAGCTTTAATCTCTGGGGGCATCCTATATGGCTTGGTCCCACAAAGGTACATGTCTACAACATTGATTGCTACTATTGGAAAACGTTCTTTTTAGATATAACCCACAACGGTATCATAGCAATAATGCCTAATGATAGGTATATGGACATTGCTTACGTTGGGGATAAGTTTGTATGCCGGCATTGCGGATATGTGAGCGATGCGGACAGGGTGGGCGCATACAACCTTAAGAAAAGGGTCAAAGATCCGGAGATAAGCCTGTGGACGCCGCGGGACCGGGTGAAGGCGATCCTTTCCTTGAGGTTTTCCTTCAGGAACTGAAAAACGCCCGATTGGAATCCCGATGAGAGGGACTGTTCCGGGGAGAACAATACCAGGCACCTGTGAGGTGCCCTCTTTGATTGTTAAGATGATACGTTCATTCTAGCCTGCTTCCTCGGAGAACGAACTGGACGTGGAAATTCCATGACCTATCAGATCAAAACCAAAGAGAAAAGAACGAACTTGGGTCTGGCGTAAGCATTTTAAATACCTTTTGTTCAAAAGGTATTTAAAAACTAAAACATTCCTAAAGCTTTTCACTCGCCATGATTAGTCCTAACGATTAATTAAGAAATAAATAACTGAATAGAAAAAAACACTATGGATTACATTCAAATTCCTGCTATAGCCGAAAAAGTCTCTCGAATTGCTCTTGGCACC
Coding sequences within:
- a CDS encoding zinc ribbon domain-containing protein produces the protein MTIDPPITIRFSKPLSIKLFKHWIKEIFENRPNSFNLWGHPIWLGPTKVHVYNIDCYYWKTFFLDITHNGIIAIMPNDRYMDIAYVGDKFVCRHCGYVSDADRVGAYNLKKRVKDPEISLWTPRDRVKAILSLRFSFRN